The Paenibacillus sp. MBLB1832 genome has a window encoding:
- a CDS encoding NfeD family protein encodes MFLDNLSAFLTHPVTATVLLMVGIIGIALELLFFSGGLLALAGVAGFALYFLGYYLAGIAGYGDLAVFIIGIVLLALELVVPSFGILSVLGAICLFGGVLLASSDPKEAGLMLGIALLVAIIAVSIAIKYWKHRGVWNRFILKEQLTTSKGFVSQPDKSQLIGLTGLALTPLRPAGTALIQGERVDVVTNGSFIDTQRNIIVVQVEGVRVVVKELDS; translated from the coding sequence ATGTTTCTTGATAACTTATCCGCCTTTCTGACTCATCCTGTAACAGCTACCGTATTGTTAATGGTAGGAATCATTGGTATCGCGCTTGAGTTGCTTTTTTTCAGTGGTGGTTTGTTGGCTCTTGCAGGGGTTGCAGGCTTTGCCCTGTATTTCCTAGGCTATTACTTAGCAGGCATTGCAGGCTATGGAGATTTGGCCGTGTTCATCATCGGCATCGTGTTGCTTGCCCTTGAATTGGTCGTTCCTAGCTTCGGTATTCTCAGTGTTCTCGGTGCCATCTGTTTATTCGGCGGCGTGCTGCTGGCGTCATCCGACCCGAAAGAAGCAGGATTGATGTTGGGTATTGCACTACTAGTTGCAATCATAGCGGTTAGCATAGCGATCAAATACTGGAAGCATCGCGGTGTCTGGAATCGGTTTATTTTGAAAGAGCAGCTAACAACAAGCAAGGGTTTTGTTTCGCAACCAGATAAATCACAATTAATCGGATTAACAGGGCTGGCGCTTACACCATTAAGACCAGCGGGCACGGCCCTCATTCAAGGAGAACGTGTGGACGTTGTCACGAATGGCAGTTTTATCGACACGCAACGAAACATTATCGTTGTCCAAGTGGAAGGCGTTCGTGTCGTCGTGAAGGAATTAGACTCATAA
- the floA gene encoding flotillin-like protein FloA (flotillin-like protein involved in membrane lipid rafts), with the protein MTIDPALYLVLLAAIIIIVLSVLLSVVPVMLWISALASGVRISIITLIAMRLRRVTPSRIVNPMIKATKAGIDLSVNQLESHFLAGGNVDRVVNALIAAHRAKIHLEFERAAAIDLAGRDVLQAVQMSVNPRVIETPNVSAVAKNGIEVKVIARVTVRANIDRLVGGAGEETIIARVGEGIVTTVGSSQSHKDVLENPDLISRTVLGKGLDAGTAFEILSIDIADVDVGKNIGAHLQTEQAEADKRIAQAKAEERRAMAVAAEQEMKAKVIEMRAKVVESESQVPLAMAEALRNGQLGVMDYMNLKNIESDTQMRSSLGKMNDGKPEKE; encoded by the coding sequence ATGACGATTGACCCAGCATTGTATTTGGTACTGCTCGCAGCCATCATTATTATTGTATTATCGGTATTACTTAGTGTTGTGCCTGTCATGTTGTGGATCTCGGCTTTAGCGTCTGGTGTACGTATTAGCATTATAACGTTAATTGCTATGCGGTTGCGTCGTGTAACACCCAGTCGTATTGTGAATCCGATGATTAAAGCGACGAAGGCAGGCATTGATCTGAGCGTCAACCAGCTCGAAAGTCATTTTCTAGCGGGTGGTAATGTGGATCGCGTCGTGAATGCGTTGATTGCAGCGCATCGGGCCAAAATTCATTTGGAGTTTGAACGCGCGGCAGCGATTGATCTAGCAGGACGTGATGTGTTACAAGCGGTGCAAATGAGCGTGAATCCGCGCGTAATCGAGACGCCGAATGTATCGGCAGTAGCGAAAAACGGGATTGAAGTAAAGGTTATTGCCCGTGTAACGGTGCGCGCTAACATTGACAGACTTGTTGGTGGCGCAGGGGAAGAAACGATTATCGCTCGTGTAGGCGAAGGGATCGTCACGACAGTGGGTTCCAGCCAATCTCATAAAGATGTGTTGGAAAATCCAGATTTGATCTCACGAACGGTACTTGGCAAAGGACTAGATGCAGGTACAGCCTTCGAGATCTTATCCATTGATATTGCCGATGTGGATGTAGGCAAAAATATCGGTGCGCATCTGCAAACGGAACAAGCAGAAGCAGATAAGCGTATCGCGCAAGCGAAAGCCGAAGAACGCCGCGCAATGGCCGTTGCCGCAGAGCAAGAAATGAAGGCTAAAGTAATTGAAATGCGTGCCAAAGTTGTCGAGTCAGAGTCACAGGTTCCCCTTGCGATGGCCGAAGCGCTGCGAAACGGTCAATTAGGAGTCATGGACTATATGAATTTGAAAAACATTGAATCAGATACCCAAATGAGATCATCTCTGGGCAAAATGAATGATGGGAAGCCAGAGAAAGAATAA
- the yqfC gene encoding sporulation protein YqfC produces the protein MRRLSRKWNQFTAKILDLPQDVVQDLPRITMIGNVQLYVENHRGVLHFSSENLKLELTKGTLEVFGRQLVIRAILSEEVFIEGIIDNVKYIP, from the coding sequence ATGCGTCGCTTGTCCCGCAAATGGAACCAGTTCACGGCCAAGATCCTTGATCTTCCCCAAGATGTTGTACAGGATTTACCGCGGATTACGATGATCGGCAACGTACAGCTGTATGTAGAGAATCACCGTGGCGTACTTCATTTTTCCAGTGAGAACCTGAAGCTTGAATTAACAAAGGGAACGCTCGAAGTATTCGGTAGGCAACTAGTCATTCGAGCGATTCTATCGGAGGAAGTTTTCATCGAGGGAATTATCGATAACGTGAAATATATACCGTAA
- the yqfD gene encoding sporulation protein YqfD encodes MKQSLFIARLRGYVRIQIRGKDCERLIRPMVEDGFSIWDIQAGQEGKLELCILIKDFFRLRPLLKRTGCRLHVLERFGMPFFMERIGRRKVFLGGIIAFVIGIYVLTSLVWQVSVEGNDRIASGDILQAASKQGIHKFQWKFKLNKSEELSRAIQQDLPRAAWVGVEIRGTHITIKVVEATIPDKSQLRDPRNIVASKSALVTVIQAQKGKPMVKPNTYVRKGTILISGTIGDEQNSQVVVADGKIRGVVWYTSRIEVPLTKQYKVFTGEAVHRSYLVFGTRALQLTGYGKTSFEHFETIPERKTLAWRSFSLPLGWLHEKVQEVHLIKEPVEPAVAKQTGIDQAKAKLLAAAGEDARIVGEKILHEKTENGKIYIDVHFEVEENIAEVQPIVTQGE; translated from the coding sequence ATGAAACAATCCCTATTCATTGCCCGATTGCGAGGCTATGTGCGCATACAAATTCGAGGCAAGGACTGCGAAAGGTTGATTCGTCCCATGGTGGAGGATGGTTTCTCCATTTGGGATATTCAAGCTGGCCAAGAGGGGAAGCTCGAGCTCTGCATCCTGATTAAGGATTTCTTTCGACTTCGTCCGCTCCTAAAAAGGACAGGCTGCAGATTGCATGTCTTGGAGCGGTTCGGTATGCCTTTTTTTATGGAGAGGATTGGCCGTAGGAAAGTGTTCCTTGGAGGGATTATAGCTTTCGTCATAGGCATCTATGTACTGACTTCACTTGTCTGGCAAGTGTCGGTAGAAGGTAACGACCGGATTGCGTCTGGGGATATTTTGCAGGCTGCTTCAAAGCAGGGGATTCATAAATTTCAATGGAAATTCAAACTGAATAAGTCAGAGGAACTCTCTCGAGCCATTCAGCAAGATCTGCCGCGTGCAGCGTGGGTTGGCGTCGAGATTCGCGGTACGCACATTACAATCAAGGTGGTTGAGGCCACGATTCCAGATAAATCACAGCTGCGTGATCCGAGAAATATCGTTGCATCCAAGAGTGCCTTAGTAACTGTAATCCAAGCGCAGAAAGGCAAACCGATGGTCAAACCCAATACGTATGTGCGAAAAGGGACCATTCTGATTTCAGGTACGATTGGCGATGAGCAAAATAGCCAAGTGGTCGTCGCAGATGGTAAGATAAGGGGAGTCGTCTGGTATACCTCCCGAATTGAAGTTCCGCTTACGAAACAATATAAAGTCTTCACAGGCGAAGCTGTACATCGGAGCTATCTCGTTTTTGGGACAAGAGCCTTACAACTCACAGGTTATGGCAAAACTTCGTTTGAGCATTTCGAGACGATTCCAGAGCGCAAAACGTTAGCGTGGCGATCATTCTCACTACCTCTAGGCTGGCTACACGAGAAGGTACAGGAGGTTCATTTAATCAAGGAACCCGTGGAACCTGCAGTGGCCAAACAGACGGGCATTGATCAAGCGAAGGCCAAACTGCTCGCGGCCGCAGGTGAGGATGCTAGGATTGTCGGAGAAAAGATTTTGCATGAAAAAACAGAGAATGGTAAAATTTATATAGACGTTCATTTTGAGGTCGAAGAGAATATAGCCGAAGTACAACCAATTGTGACACAAGGAGAATGA
- a CDS encoding PhoH family protein, translated as MTLKNPAEGLALFGPQDKFLYIIEQEINAQIFTREAEISIQGRAAEVNSLQQLFEVLLQLIRNNYTLTERDVHYAVELAKQMKAEQLLDLFKGEITSTHKGKPIRVKTIGQKKYVETIRKKDVVFGIGPAGTGKTYLAVVLAVTRLKEGAVKRIVLTRPAVEAGESLGFLPGDLQEKVDPYLRPLYDALNDVLGPEQVAKSLERGLIEIAPLAYMRGRTLDDSFIILDEAQNTTPEQMKMFLTRLGFGSKMVITGDVTQIDLPRGKSSGLVEASRILSNIEEIGFIHFDEGDVVRHSLVQKIIVAYNAETTK; from the coding sequence ATGACGTTAAAAAACCCGGCTGAGGGACTTGCTTTATTTGGGCCGCAAGATAAATTTCTATATATTATCGAGCAAGAAATTAATGCTCAAATCTTTACGCGCGAAGCTGAAATATCGATACAAGGCAGGGCTGCCGAAGTGAACTCACTTCAGCAGCTCTTTGAAGTTCTTTTGCAGCTCATCCGTAATAATTACACATTGACTGAGCGTGATGTCCATTATGCTGTCGAGCTAGCGAAGCAGATGAAAGCAGAACAACTGCTTGATTTGTTTAAAGGAGAGATCACGTCCACCCACAAAGGCAAGCCAATTCGAGTCAAAACGATTGGACAAAAGAAATATGTAGAAACGATCAGGAAGAAAGACGTAGTGTTCGGAATTGGTCCCGCAGGAACGGGGAAAACGTATCTGGCTGTTGTTCTTGCTGTCACTAGATTGAAAGAGGGCGCAGTAAAACGCATTGTGCTAACGCGCCCTGCGGTAGAGGCTGGAGAGAGTCTAGGCTTCCTTCCAGGTGACTTGCAGGAAAAAGTTGACCCCTATTTACGCCCATTGTATGATGCTCTTAATGACGTCCTAGGTCCTGAACAAGTGGCTAAATCGTTAGAGCGTGGACTTATCGAAATTGCGCCATTAGCCTATATGCGTGGCCGTACGTTAGATGATTCGTTCATCATTTTGGACGAAGCGCAGAACACAACGCCAGAGCAAATGAAAATGTTTCTGACAAGGCTGGGCTTCGGTTCGAAGATGGTTATTACGGGCGATGTTACGCAAATTGACTTGCCTCGTGGTAAGTCCTCGGGGTTAGTTGAAGCATCTCGTATACTCAGCAACATTGAGGAGATTGGGTTTATTCATTTCGATGAGGGGGATGTCGTTCGTCACTCGCTCGTTCAGAAAATAATTGTTGCCTATAATGCAGAAACGACGAAGTAA
- a CDS encoding HD family phosphohydrolase has protein sequence MKNEVQMKGKFHYRLSGWKYNTGIRVVMFLLLGVIFYTALYAKLVPQVFDITLGMKSEKTIYAPEQIENAVATEQAKEDAAKRVQPVYRIVNLKNEVISDAIFDKLSQINADEEVKFDDKVSIYRRVIPQIISDLTNDAIKTLRNSGQYNDLLLEQMQSGLDEQKYPLPEEVYFKLPRLTKEDLAEMRPVTKDIVTKLMNDQILDAQTARAKVAEVVNTSKLAKNTSREMVTEIARALITPNKFFDQKGTDDAKGQARENMKPVYINKNDVLVKAGDVITEEIYTRLEKLKLLKDKANHLPQVGLGILSVLLCFVMFMFVKQSMMELKYNNSQLVMLILIFAMNISGMKIISFLQNVEYPIIGYLAPTALGSILIAILLDAPLAFIASVIFSFIASIIFNTEHDLLFDFRFGLVSLVGCFSAVFTIQRASQRATILKAGLMIAFFSMLTITSMLLLEDHFQQKEVLMSLAFATAGGLATVVFVIGLLPFFEASFGILSPLKLVELSNPNHPLLRKLLTETPGTYHHSVMVGNLSEAAAESIGADGLLCRVGSYYHDIGKTKRPSYFIENQTNIENPHDKIDPNLSKSIIVAHPRDGVEMLKDFKMPKPIRDIAEQHHGTTLLHFFYYKAMKLAQEENSEKGIREEDFRYAGPKAQSKEAAIVGIADSVEAAVRSLRNPTLEQIDSMVTKIIKSRLDDGQFNECDLTLKELDTIAKTLNETLLGIFHSRIEYPSEVTTKKPGA, from the coding sequence ATGAAGAATGAAGTGCAGATGAAAGGCAAATTTCATTATCGGCTGAGCGGATGGAAATACAATACAGGCATAAGGGTGGTCATGTTTCTCTTGCTGGGGGTAATTTTCTATACCGCTCTTTATGCTAAGCTTGTTCCTCAAGTCTTTGATATTACGCTAGGGATGAAGAGTGAGAAGACGATTTATGCCCCTGAACAAATTGAAAACGCCGTCGCGACAGAGCAGGCCAAGGAAGATGCTGCAAAACGTGTCCAGCCTGTCTACCGAATCGTCAACTTGAAAAATGAAGTAATTAGCGATGCTATTTTTGATAAATTATCTCAAATTAATGCCGATGAAGAAGTGAAATTCGATGATAAGGTTAGCATTTACCGTCGGGTGATTCCGCAAATCATCAGTGATTTAACGAACGATGCGATCAAAACGCTTCGCAATAGCGGTCAATACAACGATTTGCTATTGGAGCAAATGCAGTCAGGGCTTGACGAGCAGAAGTATCCACTGCCAGAAGAGGTCTATTTCAAACTGCCAAGGCTAACGAAAGAAGACTTGGCGGAAATGCGGCCGGTCACCAAAGATATCGTTACGAAGTTGATGAATGATCAGATTTTAGATGCCCAAACCGCACGAGCGAAAGTTGCCGAAGTCGTAAACACATCGAAGCTGGCCAAGAATACGTCACGTGAAATGGTTACGGAGATTGCAAGGGCGCTGATTACGCCGAACAAATTTTTCGATCAAAAGGGTACAGATGATGCCAAAGGACAAGCTCGTGAAAATATGAAGCCTGTCTATATCAATAAGAACGATGTGCTCGTCAAAGCGGGCGACGTCATCACGGAAGAAATTTATACCCGACTCGAGAAGTTAAAGCTGTTGAAAGATAAAGCGAATCATTTGCCTCAAGTCGGCCTAGGTATTCTATCTGTACTTCTATGCTTCGTGATGTTTATGTTCGTTAAGCAAAGTATGATGGAACTCAAGTACAACAATTCCCAATTGGTTATGTTAATTTTAATTTTCGCCATGAACATATCAGGTATGAAAATTATTTCCTTTCTCCAAAATGTAGAGTATCCAATTATCGGTTATTTGGCACCAACCGCACTGGGAAGCATCCTGATCGCTATTTTGTTGGACGCGCCTCTAGCGTTCATCGCTTCAGTCATCTTCTCGTTTATCGCTAGCATCATTTTCAACACCGAGCATGATTTGCTGTTTGATTTCCGTTTCGGTTTGGTTAGCTTAGTGGGATGCTTTAGTGCAGTGTTTACGATCCAACGTGCGAGTCAGCGTGCAACGATCCTGAAAGCCGGTCTCATGATTGCCTTTTTCTCCATGTTAACGATCACGTCGATGCTGTTATTGGAGGATCACTTCCAACAGAAGGAAGTGCTGATGTCCTTGGCTTTTGCAACGGCTGGGGGATTGGCGACGGTTGTGTTTGTGATCGGACTGCTGCCATTCTTTGAGGCCTCATTCGGCATTCTATCACCGCTTAAGCTCGTGGAGCTATCGAACCCGAATCATCCTTTGCTGCGCAAGTTGTTAACAGAAACGCCTGGCACGTATCATCACAGTGTGATGGTGGGGAATCTCTCTGAAGCGGCTGCTGAATCGATTGGCGCAGATGGCTTGTTATGCCGGGTTGGCTCCTATTATCACGATATTGGAAAAACGAAACGACCTAGCTACTTTATCGAAAATCAAACGAACATTGAGAATCCGCACGATAAGATCGATCCGAACTTGAGCAAGTCCATTATTGTCGCACATCCGCGTGATGGTGTTGAGATGCTAAAGGATTTCAAAATGCCGAAGCCCATCCGGGACATCGCGGAACAGCATCATGGAACAACGCTCCTGCACTTTTTCTATTATAAAGCGATGAAGCTAGCGCAAGAAGAGAATAGTGAGAAAGGAATTCGTGAGGAAGATTTCCGTTATGCAGGTCCGAAAGCTCAGTCGAAGGAAGCGGCAATCGTAGGGATCGCGGACAGTGTTGAAGCCGCTGTGCGCTCATTGCGTAATCCAACGCTTGAGCAAATCGACTCCATGGTTACGAAGATTATTAAGTCTCGTTTGGATGACGGACAGTTCAATGAGTGTGATTTGACACTGAAAGAACTGGATACGATCGCGAAGACACTGAATGAAACGTTGCTCGGCATTTTCCATTCACGCATTGAATATCCAAGTGAAGTGACAACGAAAAAACCAGGCGCCTAA
- the ybeY gene encoding rRNA maturation RNase YbeY, protein MASVDLTLAWSSEQEVKEIAPAFIEKLEELLKLAGELEGVTEGEVALTFVDDETIQDLNKQYRNLDKPTDVLSFAMSEFGDDEIQINYEDDGDDAEGELEEGETVSEAFIEPLGDIIISVPRAIAQAEDYGHSVERELGFLFVHGFLHLIGYDHQSEEEEGVMFAKQEDILQKAGLTR, encoded by the coding sequence ATGGCGAGTGTTGATTTGACATTAGCATGGAGCAGTGAGCAAGAAGTGAAAGAAATCGCTCCTGCATTTATTGAAAAGTTAGAAGAGCTTCTGAAGCTCGCGGGTGAGCTGGAAGGCGTTACGGAAGGCGAAGTTGCACTCACTTTCGTCGATGATGAAACGATCCAAGACTTGAACAAACAATATCGCAATTTGGATAAACCAACGGATGTGCTATCCTTTGCGATGAGCGAGTTCGGTGATGATGAAATTCAGATTAATTACGAAGATGATGGGGATGACGCCGAAGGGGAGCTTGAGGAAGGTGAAACGGTTTCTGAGGCGTTCATTGAGCCGCTAGGGGATATTATTATTTCGGTGCCTCGAGCGATTGCCCAAGCGGAAGATTACGGTCATTCCGTGGAACGGGAGCTTGGCTTCCTATTCGTTCACGGTTTCTTGCATCTAATTGGCTATGATCACCAAAGTGAAGAGGAAGAGGGAGTGATGTTCGCCAAGCAGGAGGACATTTTACAGAAGGCAGGCTTGACGCGCTAA
- a CDS encoding diacylglycerol kinase produces the protein MAGGFRKWRSSFRYAYEGIKYALDTQRNMKFHFTVAFLVLLAALLIHLSKTDILFILLAVTLMIVTELINTAVEKAVDLAMPDQHPLAKIAKDVAAASVLVSAVFAVVVGMIIFYEPIDRLLRHARLEETPISAGTIWVLIALVILTVIVIETRFADKGKLVRPSLLTAIAFAISTVILVFVAQTIVVLLAYTLSIIILIVLFDKKTRPFPALFLGALIGIVVTLLAFSCLNML, from the coding sequence ATGGCCGGCGGTTTCCGGAAATGGCGCAGCAGCTTTCGATACGCCTATGAAGGAATCAAATATGCACTAGATACGCAGCGGAACATGAAATTTCATTTCACCGTTGCGTTTTTGGTCCTACTGGCAGCACTTCTTATTCATTTATCGAAGACAGACATCTTGTTTATCTTACTTGCTGTCACATTAATGATCGTTACCGAACTTATTAATACAGCTGTTGAAAAAGCGGTAGATCTTGCGATGCCTGATCAGCATCCGCTTGCCAAAATCGCCAAGGACGTCGCCGCGGCGTCAGTTTTGGTGTCTGCGGTATTTGCCGTAGTCGTAGGCATGATTATATTCTATGAACCGATCGATCGCCTGCTGCGGCATGCGAGATTGGAAGAGACTCCGATTTCAGCAGGCACCATCTGGGTGCTGATCGCGTTAGTCATCCTGACGGTGATCGTGATTGAGACACGCTTTGCTGACAAAGGGAAGCTCGTCCGTCCTAGCTTGCTGACAGCGATTGCTTTTGCCATATCGACAGTTATCCTAGTGTTTGTTGCGCAAACGATCGTCGTACTGCTCGCCTACACGCTCTCTATTATTATCTTGATTGTCTTATTTGATAAGAAAACAAGACCATTCCCCGCGCTATTTTTAGGCGCATTAATTGGCATTGTAGTGACGCTCCTCGCTTTTTCATGCCTAAACATGCTATAA
- the cdd gene encoding cytidine deaminase — protein MEPQQLIELAKEAMKRAYTPYSHFKVGAALLDANGHVHFGCNVENAAYGPTNCAERTALFRAIADGHAQGSFRAIAVTGDTEGPISPCGVCRQVLIELCSPEMPVYLSNLKGAFVQTTVGALLPGAFTTKDLHTNGG, from the coding sequence ATGGAACCTCAACAACTCATTGAACTCGCCAAAGAAGCGATGAAGCGTGCCTATACGCCTTATTCTCATTTTAAGGTCGGCGCCGCGCTGTTGGATGCCAATGGACATGTTCACTTCGGCTGTAATGTCGAGAACGCGGCCTACGGTCCTACGAACTGTGCAGAGCGAACAGCTTTGTTCCGTGCGATAGCAGATGGGCATGCGCAAGGGTCATTTCGAGCCATTGCGGTAACAGGAGATACAGAAGGTCCGATTTCACCTTGCGGGGTCTGCCGTCAAGTTTTGATTGAGCTATGCAGTCCAGAAATGCCCGTCTATTTAAGTAATCTCAAAGGAGCTTTCGTTCAAACGACCGTGGGAGCATTATTGCCTGGCGCTTTTACAACGAAAGATTTGCACACAAACGGAGGATAA
- the era gene encoding GTPase Era: MAKQEFKSGFVAIIGRPNVGKSTLMNQIIGQKIAIMSDKPQTTRNKIHGVYTSANGQIVFLDTPGIHKPTSKLGDYMSKVAHGTLGEVDAVLFLVDVADGIGGGDRYIIEQLKNVETPVILVLNKIDLIQPEQLLEIITKYKDLYNFAEIIPVSALKGNNVTTLLEQIIRYLPEGPQYYPADQITDHPEQFVCAELIREKILHMTREEIPHSIAVQIEDMRVESNGVVHISAVIFVERDSQKGIVIGKQGALLKSVATQARRDIETLLGSKTFLELWVKVKKDWRNQDRVLRDLGFRHD; this comes from the coding sequence GTGGCCAAACAAGAATTTAAATCAGGCTTTGTTGCAATTATCGGAAGGCCTAATGTTGGGAAATCAACGCTAATGAATCAAATTATCGGCCAGAAGATCGCCATTATGTCCGACAAGCCTCAGACAACTAGAAACAAGATTCATGGCGTTTATACGTCAGCTAATGGTCAAATTGTTTTCTTGGATACACCTGGTATCCATAAACCTACGTCTAAGCTTGGGGATTATATGAGCAAAGTTGCTCATGGAACACTGGGCGAAGTCGATGCCGTACTTTTCCTAGTTGATGTTGCGGATGGCATTGGCGGCGGAGACCGTTATATTATTGAGCAATTGAAGAATGTCGAAACACCTGTCATTTTGGTACTGAACAAAATCGATCTGATCCAACCAGAGCAATTGCTTGAAATTATCACAAAGTACAAAGATTTATATAACTTCGCGGAAATTATTCCGGTGTCAGCTTTGAAAGGGAATAACGTGACTACGCTGCTTGAGCAGATTATTCGTTATTTGCCAGAAGGTCCTCAATACTATCCTGCGGATCAAATTACCGATCATCCAGAGCAATTTGTTTGCGCGGAGCTCATTCGTGAGAAAATTTTGCATATGACACGGGAAGAAATTCCACATTCGATCGCGGTACAAATCGAAGATATGCGCGTGGAATCGAACGGTGTTGTTCATATCTCTGCTGTTATTTTCGTCGAGCGCGATTCGCAAAAAGGGATTGTTATCGGCAAGCAAGGCGCATTGCTCAAGTCAGTGGCTACGCAAGCGCGCCGCGACATTGAAACGCTGCTTGGCTCCAAAACCTTCTTGGAGCTGTGGGTCAAAGTGAAGAAAGATTGGAGAAATCAAGATCGAGTTCTGCGTGATCTCGGTTTCCGTCACGATTAA
- a CDS encoding YqzL family protein — MKDFSWTYFSKTGDVDAYLLYKQVTGEPGMDTEVQEEDQSNEEPLDGLTM; from the coding sequence ATGAAAGATTTTTCGTGGACGTATTTTTCAAAGACCGGTGATGTAGACGCCTATCTGCTGTACAAACAAGTAACGGGAGAGCCTGGCATGGATACGGAAGTTCAGGAAGAGGATCAAAGTAACGAAGAGCCGCTCGACGGTCTAACGATGTAA
- the recO gene encoding DNA repair protein RecO, with protein MLQSVQGIVIRSMDYGEGNKIIRLFTPELGKVGIMARGAKKLKSKHGAVTQLFTYGDFVFFKQRGQMGSLNGAEIIEAHHALREDLHKSAYASYLAEMTDRMLADEEGNAFLFEQLRAGLMAIEEDKDMQIITHLYEMKMFDLAGYLPVTDACVSCGETAGLTTFSPTLGGTLCLRCRHKDPSTIPIGEGTYKLLRLFPRMDMRRLGSVQVKEETKAQLKLCMRTYMDVHIGVQWKSRGFIEQMEKYNI; from the coding sequence TTGCTGCAAAGTGTCCAGGGAATTGTCATTCGTAGCATGGACTACGGTGAAGGGAACAAAATTATCCGTTTATTCACCCCCGAGCTGGGGAAGGTTGGCATTATGGCTCGCGGAGCGAAGAAATTGAAAAGCAAGCATGGCGCCGTTACGCAGCTGTTTACGTACGGCGATTTTGTTTTTTTCAAACAGCGGGGACAGATGGGCTCATTAAACGGTGCGGAAATCATTGAGGCTCATCATGCGCTTCGCGAAGATTTACACAAATCGGCGTATGCTTCTTATTTAGCTGAAATGACCGATCGCATGTTAGCGGATGAAGAGGGGAATGCCTTTCTTTTCGAACAACTTCGTGCGGGTTTGATGGCCATAGAAGAAGATAAAGACATGCAAATTATTACGCATCTCTATGAGATGAAAATGTTTGATTTGGCGGGGTACTTACCTGTCACTGATGCCTGTGTTTCTTGTGGCGAAACCGCTGGTTTAACGACGTTCAGCCCAACGTTAGGCGGGACATTATGCTTGCGTTGTCGACATAAAGACCCTTCGACGATTCCAATCGGCGAAGGAACCTACAAACTGCTTCGGCTATTTCCAAGGATGGATATGCGCAGATTAGGTTCCGTACAGGTGAAGGAAGAAACGAAGGCGCAGCTGAAACTCTGTATGCGTACCTATATGGATGTACATATCGGCGTTCAATGGAAATCAAGAGGGTTTATTGAACAAATGGAGAAATACAATATCTAG
- a CDS encoding pyruvate, water dikinase regulatory protein: protein MNNTQPTRVYVVSDSVGETGESVVRAAAMQFHPVPVEIVRAPFIHDFEGIDKVINAIRTHGGIVVFTLVIPELRDDLIAKSNQYDIPYIDLLGPVVTALGHALHQEPRRQPGMIHPLDEDYFKKVEAVEFAVKYDDGRDFSGIQKADIILLGVSRTSKTPLSMYLAHKRLKVANVPLVPEMQPPAAIYTVPKDKIIGLRIDPDKLNVIRQERLRTLGLAENATYANVERIKLELDFADKIMSKIGCVIFDVSNRAVEETASLIMDHIEHV from the coding sequence ATGAATAACACACAACCTACGCGTGTATATGTCGTTTCGGATTCTGTCGGGGAAACAGGGGAATCCGTCGTTCGAGCAGCGGCGATGCAGTTTCATCCTGTTCCTGTTGAAATTGTACGTGCTCCTTTTATTCATGATTTCGAAGGCATCGATAAAGTGATTAACGCCATTCGTACACACGGTGGAATTGTTGTCTTTACGCTTGTTATCCCAGAGTTGCGGGATGATTTAATTGCGAAATCCAACCAGTACGATATTCCTTATATCGATTTACTGGGACCTGTCGTTACCGCACTAGGGCATGCGCTGCACCAAGAGCCGCGTCGGCAGCCAGGCATGATTCATCCGTTGGATGAGGACTATTTCAAGAAAGTGGAAGCCGTCGAATTTGCTGTAAAATATGATGATGGCCGTGATTTCAGCGGCATTCAGAAGGCAGATATCATTTTGCTGGGCGTATCCCGCACTTCCAAAACGCCGTTATCGATGTATCTCGCGCACAAAAGATTAAAGGTAGCCAATGTGCCGCTTGTACCTGAAATGCAGCCGCCAGCGGCCATTTATACCGTGCCGAAAGATAAAATTATAGGTCTTCGTATCGACCCCGATAAATTGAACGTGATTCGACAAGAACGGCTGCGCACATTAGGTTTAGCGGAAAATGCAACCTATGCCAATGTAGAACGTATTAAACTAGAACTGGATTTTGCTGATAAAATTATGAGTAAAATCGGGTGCGTCATCTTCGATGTATCGAATCGCGCGGTAGAAGAAACGGCAAGTTTGATCATGGATCATATCGAACATGTTTAA